The proteins below come from a single Pedobacter aquae genomic window:
- a CDS encoding S41 family peptidase: protein MRILNRITLIIGLMLACATANAQEYFNGNFEDLNFEKKPVGWFLSLYPNQDGEVGLDSNFRVQGKYSVSISSNDTKGNQVGFSHTIKKAFEGKTISLIASIKTKDVSEGIAGLWIRIDGRDNQVIQYNDMSDQGLKGTNDWKEYIIQVPYKEKEAAKINIGAYLKGKGRIWIDSVRIYIDSKPINEAKLGFLNSYPAESDSSFLQGSGIEKIKLSKKKIEYLSLLGEFWGFLKYHHPEIAKGNLNWDSELFRVLPLVLECKSNDQFSKILEDWIDRLGKPKPNLNQLTLNNKTNIAVFPSYGNLFNNSTFGNSLTEKLQYILKNCNIIDNYYVENDVNTYPENPIFTHERAYPELKFPDSGYMLLALYRYWSIIQYFSPNRYLINPSWDKSLSEFIPKFVKIDNSKSYVLALKNLISSIHDSHAYISSGALSESQKGDFRVPFKSTFINDSLVVTGYYSDTLEVERKFLKGDVILSINGEKVKNLVDKYLPITFGSNLPAQLREMTWSYLLRNSSRHFMFTILRNGIQIKSEINGVELSEIDFYKLDWFTSPFDKSFYKIDNEIGYIFPGIFKNADIEPAMSDFENTKGIIIDMRCYPNDQIAVFNLINRLKNFKSPFLKYSNVSISYPGLFTFTKPLEIGDNNSKASYNGKIIVIVNSLTQSSAEFATIAFQSMPNVTVIGTPSAGADGGVSKIIFPGNVSTGISDVGIYYPDGSQTQQVGIKIDYIVKQSIEGMKNGIDEQLEIAKKIILEK from the coding sequence ATGAGAATTTTAAATCGAATAACTTTAATTATTGGGTTAATGTTAGCTTGTGCAACTGCTAATGCTCAAGAATACTTCAATGGAAATTTCGAAGATTTGAATTTTGAAAAGAAGCCTGTAGGATGGTTTCTATCTCTTTATCCAAATCAAGATGGAGAGGTTGGATTGGATAGTAATTTCAGAGTTCAGGGGAAATATTCAGTGTCAATTTCTTCGAATGATACAAAAGGAAATCAGGTTGGCTTCAGTCACACAATAAAAAAAGCTTTCGAAGGGAAAACAATTTCCTTAATCGCTTCAATAAAAACCAAAGATGTTTCTGAAGGTATTGCAGGGCTATGGATACGAATTGATGGAAGGGACAATCAAGTGATTCAATATAATGACATGTCTGATCAAGGATTAAAGGGAACAAATGATTGGAAGGAATATATAATACAGGTACCATATAAAGAAAAGGAAGCTGCAAAAATAAATATTGGAGCCTATTTAAAAGGTAAAGGTAGAATATGGATAGACAGTGTTAGAATTTACATTGATAGTAAGCCTATAAACGAAGCTAAGCTAGGATTCTTAAATTCTTATCCAGCTGAAAGTGATTCTTCTTTTTTACAAGGTTCTGGTATAGAAAAGATAAAGTTGAGCAAAAAGAAGATTGAGTACTTATCGTTATTGGGAGAATTTTGGGGCTTTTTAAAATATCATCATCCAGAAATTGCTAAAGGTAATTTAAATTGGGACTCAGAATTATTTAGAGTTTTACCTCTTGTTTTAGAATGTAAATCTAATGATCAGTTTTCAAAAATACTTGAAGATTGGATAGACAGATTAGGAAAACCGAAACCTAATCTGAATCAGTTAACATTAAATAACAAAACAAATATTGCAGTATTTCCCAGTTATGGAAATCTGTTTAACAACTCTACTTTCGGAAACTCACTCACTGAAAAATTGCAATACATATTAAAAAATTGCAATATCATAGATAATTACTATGTCGAAAATGATGTTAATACATATCCTGAAAATCCAATATTTACACATGAAAGAGCCTATCCAGAACTTAAGTTTCCCGATAGTGGATATATGTTGTTAGCTCTTTACCGTTATTGGAGTATAATACAATATTTCAGTCCTAACAGATATTTGATAAACCCAAGCTGGGATAAATCCTTAAGTGAATTTATCCCTAAATTTGTTAAAATAGATAATAGCAAATCATATGTTTTGGCATTGAAAAACCTAATTTCAAGTATTCATGATTCACATGCTTATATTTCGAGCGGTGCTTTGTCCGAATCCCAGAAAGGTGACTTTCGAGTTCCTTTCAAAAGTACATTTATAAATGATAGCCTTGTTGTAACCGGTTACTATAGCGACACACTTGAGGTAGAAAGAAAGTTTTTAAAAGGTGACGTCATCTTAAGTATAAATGGTGAAAAAGTAAAGAATTTAGTGGATAAGTATTTACCTATTACATTTGGCTCTAACCTTCCGGCACAACTTCGAGAAATGACATGGTCATATCTCTTAAGAAATAGTTCTAGACATTTTATGTTCACAATACTGAGGAATGGGATACAAATAAAATCCGAAATAAATGGAGTTGAACTTTCAGAAATAGATTTTTATAAATTAGATTGGTTCACTTCACCATTTGACAAAAGCTTTTACAAGATTGATAATGAGATTGGATATATATTTCCTGGGATCTTTAAAAATGCAGATATAGAACCTGCTATGTCAGACTTTGAAAATACAAAAGGGATAATCATAGATATGCGCTGTTATCCAAATGATCAAATTGCAGTATTTAACCTCATTAATCGGTTGAAGAATTTTAAATCCCCTTTTTTAAAGTATTCAAATGTTTCTATAAGTTATCCTGGCTTATTTACATTCACTAAGCCCCTAGAAATAGGTGATAATAACTCTAAGGCATCATACAACGGAAAGATAATAGTCATAGTTAATAGTTTAACTCAAAGTAGTGCTGAATTTGCTACAATTGCTTTTCAAAGTATGCCCAATGTAACTGTTATCGGTACTCCATCAGCAGGTGCTGATGGAGGCGTTTCAAAGATAATATTTCCAGGTAATGTATCAACAGGAATATCTGATGTTGGAATTTATTATCCAGATGGTTCGCAAACTCAACAAGTTGGAATAAAAATCGACTATATAGTCAAGCAATCTATTGAGGGAATGAAAAATGGTATAGATGAACAATTAGAAATTGCCAAGAAAATTATTTTAGAAAAATAA
- the hscB gene encoding Fe-S protein assembly co-chaperone HscB yields the protein MNYFEFYEIPVSFHPNAEVVKRKFYALSKQYHPDFYVNESEDKQQEILDLSTLNNKAYQVLSHEQKRLNYVLELFGALEEGEKYALPQDFLMEMMEVNEVLMELEFDEDFAKVEQLKKQVAEIEESLDTELASLTHQFDEQKEEERKALLLQIKDIYYRKKYLLRIRESINRFATPSLR from the coding sequence ATGAATTACTTCGAGTTTTATGAAATACCAGTTTCTTTTCACCCTAATGCAGAGGTGGTGAAGCGGAAATTTTATGCTTTAAGTAAACAATATCATCCTGATTTTTATGTAAATGAGTCGGAGGATAAACAGCAAGAAATTCTTGATTTATCCACTTTGAACAATAAAGCTTATCAGGTATTATCTCATGAGCAAAAGCGTTTAAACTACGTATTAGAATTATTTGGAGCTTTAGAAGAAGGAGAGAAGTACGCTTTACCACAAGATTTTCTAATGGAAATGATGGAGGTAAACGAAGTTTTGATGGAGCTAGAATTTGATGAAGACTTTGCTAAAGTAGAACAATTAAAAAAACAAGTAGCGGAAATAGAAGAGAGTTTAGACACAGAATTAGCTTCACTTACTCATCAGTTTGATGAGCAAAAGGAAGAAGAAAGAAAAGCTTTGTTGCTGCAAATCAAAGACATCTATTACCGTAAAAAATATTTGTTGCGAATACGGGAATCAATTAATAGATTTGCAACCCCGTCATTAAGATAG
- the rseP gene encoding RIP metalloprotease RseP: MDVLVMIGQLLLGLSILIVLHELGHFWAARAFGIKVEKFYLFFDAWGVKLFSVKYKDVEYGIGWLPLGGYVKIAGMIDESMDTEAMAAPVQPWEFRAKPAWQRLIVMLGGVTVNVILGILIFWMLTFTYGETYIPNKEIRNGIAPGIIGKEIGLQTGDKVVAINGKEIVRFSELSSSEVLMGNSTITVIRNGKETDVLVPANILNTVADYGVDEFVSPRLKFAVDSVVDGSNAAKAGIKKGDLIYAVNGKQTLFFDELQTALKENKGKTVTAAIRRGSDKLSLPVLVTAEGTIGFAPKIEDLKLETQKYGFFEALPVGAAKAWGSLTDNAKGLGKVVKGEVKANKAFSGPVEIARKLYGGTWDWVKFWSITGLLSMALALMNLLPIPALDGGHAVFLLIEMIKGKPLSDKFMERAQIVGFVLLATLMVFVLGNDIFKAFTK, encoded by the coding sequence ATGGATGTTTTAGTTATGATTGGCCAGCTGCTGCTGGGATTATCAATTTTAATAGTTTTACACGAGTTAGGGCATTTTTGGGCTGCAAGAGCATTTGGAATTAAAGTAGAGAAATTTTATTTGTTTTTTGATGCTTGGGGAGTAAAATTATTTAGCGTTAAATATAAAGATGTAGAATATGGTATAGGTTGGTTGCCTTTAGGCGGATATGTGAAAATAGCCGGTATGATAGATGAATCTATGGATACCGAAGCTATGGCAGCACCTGTACAACCTTGGGAGTTTAGAGCAAAACCAGCTTGGCAGCGCTTAATTGTGATGCTTGGCGGAGTTACAGTAAACGTTATTTTAGGTATTCTTATTTTTTGGATGTTAACCTTTACTTATGGCGAAACTTATATCCCTAATAAGGAAATTAGAAATGGGATAGCACCAGGCATTATTGGTAAAGAAATAGGTTTACAAACTGGTGATAAAGTTGTAGCTATAAACGGAAAAGAAATTGTAAGATTTAGCGAATTAAGTAGTTCTGAGGTTTTGATGGGTAATTCTACCATCACTGTTATCAGAAATGGTAAGGAAACAGACGTTTTAGTGCCTGCTAATATTTTAAATACTGTTGCAGATTATGGTGTGGATGAATTTGTTTCACCAAGACTGAAATTTGCTGTAGATTCTGTTGTTGATGGTAGTAATGCTGCTAAAGCCGGAATTAAAAAAGGCGATTTAATTTATGCTGTTAATGGCAAGCAAACTTTGTTTTTTGATGAATTACAAACAGCTTTAAAAGAAAACAAAGGTAAAACAGTAACCGCCGCAATAAGAAGAGGAAGTGATAAACTTTCTTTACCAGTTTTAGTTACAGCTGAGGGTACGATAGGTTTTGCACCTAAAATTGAAGATTTGAAGTTAGAAACACAGAAATACGGTTTCTTTGAAGCACTTCCGGTGGGAGCGGCTAAAGCTTGGGGGAGTTTAACAGATAATGCAAAAGGTTTAGGCAAAGTAGTTAAAGGCGAAGTAAAAGCAAATAAAGCTTTTTCTGGTCCGGTAGAAATTGCCCGTAAATTATATGGCGGTACTTGGGATTGGGTAAAATTCTGGAGCATTACAGGTTTACTTTCTATGGCATTGGCTTTGATGAATTTATTGCCTATACCAGCTTTAGATGGCGGACATGCCGTTTTCTTGTTGATAGAAATGATTAAAGGCAAACCATTGAGTGATAAGTTTATGGAGCGAGCACAAATTGTAGGCTTTGTTTTATTGGCTACTTTAATGGTTTTTGTTTTAGGTAATGATATTTTTAAAGCATTCACTAAATAA
- a CDS encoding 1-deoxy-D-xylulose-5-phosphate reductoisomerase, with product MKHIAILGSTGSIGTQALDVIKANPTLFKAAVLTAQSNVALLVSQALLFQPQLVVIADESKYQEVKQALAHTNIEVKAGREALCEAVVLPHLDVVLTALVGFAGLRPTIAAIKAKKDIALANKETMVVAGDLVTALAKENDVKILPVDSEHSAIFQCLVGEQAPIEKIYLTASGGPFRGKTKADLAQVSFKEALKHPNWVMGAKITIDSASLMNKGLEVIEAKWLFNLAVEQIDVIVHPQSIIHSIVQFQDGSMKAQMGLPDMKLPIQYAFTYPDRIVSDFPRFNFMDYPSLSFEQADIQTFRNLALAYDALKKGGNMSCIINAANEVVVAAFLKERIGFLQMSDIIERCMDRVSFVENPILEDYFETDKQTRIFAEELI from the coding sequence ATTAAGCATATTGCCATATTAGGCTCTACAGGAAGCATTGGTACGCAGGCTTTAGACGTTATCAAGGCTAACCCAACTTTGTTTAAAGCAGCCGTGTTAACGGCACAATCTAATGTTGCCTTATTGGTGTCGCAGGCTTTGTTGTTTCAGCCCCAGCTGGTGGTTATTGCTGATGAAAGCAAATATCAGGAAGTAAAACAAGCTTTAGCACATACAAATATTGAAGTAAAGGCTGGCCGCGAAGCTTTATGCGAAGCGGTAGTTTTACCTCATTTAGATGTTGTTTTAACAGCTTTAGTTGGTTTTGCAGGTTTAAGGCCTACTATTGCTGCTATCAAAGCTAAAAAAGATATTGCCTTAGCTAACAAAGAAACTATGGTCGTGGCTGGCGATTTGGTAACCGCTTTGGCTAAAGAAAATGACGTTAAAATTTTACCTGTAGATTCAGAACACTCGGCTATTTTCCAGTGTTTAGTGGGCGAGCAAGCACCTATAGAAAAGATATATCTTACCGCATCTGGTGGTCCTTTTAGAGGTAAAACTAAGGCAGATTTAGCTCAGGTAAGTTTTAAAGAAGCCTTAAAACATCCCAATTGGGTAATGGGAGCAAAAATCACGATAGATTCTGCTTCTTTAATGAACAAAGGTTTAGAGGTGATAGAAGCAAAATGGTTGTTTAATTTAGCTGTAGAGCAAATAGATGTTATAGTACATCCGCAATCTATCATCCATTCAATCGTTCAGTTTCAGGATGGCTCTATGAAAGCGCAAATGGGTTTACCCGATATGAAATTGCCTATTCAGTACGCTTTTACCTATCCTGATAGGATTGTGAGTGATTTTCCGCGTTTTAATTTTATGGATTATCCCTCTTTAAGTTTTGAGCAAGCAGATATCCAAACTTTTAGAAATTTGGCTCTAGCTTATGATGCTTTAAAGAAAGGTGGCAACATGTCTTGCATCATTAATGCCGCTAATGAAGTAGTAGTAGCTGCATTTTTGAAAGAACGCATCGGATTTTTACAAATGAGTGATATCATAGAACGCTGTATGGATAGGGTAAGCTTTGTAGAAAACCCTATATTAGAAGATTACTTTGAGACAGATAAACAAACAAGAATATTTGCAGAAGAGTTGATATAA
- a CDS encoding GH3 auxin-responsive promoter family protein, with protein sequence MGLKAALSKPFAAWAVRGINKWKFNAVAAQEKVLANLINTAKHTVFGNDHQFQDIQNYQDFKKHVPVRDYEDLKPYVERVVKGEADVLWKGKPLYFAKTSGTTSGVKYIPLSKESMPEHIKAARNALLCYIHETGDASFVDGKMIFLQGSPEMVKKAGISFGRLSGIVAHHVPQYLQKNRLPSYQVNCIADWEEKVDAIVEETFHEDMRLISGIPPWCQMYFDRLSAKANGKKIKDIFKNFNLFVYGGVNFEPYRARIEESIGKKISTIETYPASEGFIAFQDSQQDKGLLLLADAGVFYEFIPTDEYFNENPSRLSLAEVELNKNYALIMSTNAGLWGYAIGDTVKFISKNPYKILVTGRIKHYISAFGEHVIGEEVEHALLHVAKEEDLEITEFTVAPQVNPPVGELPFHEWFVEFAKQPADLAVFSAKVDEQLQLKNIYYKDLIQGKVLQPLIIRPLQANAFVNFMRAEGKLGGQNKVPRLANDRALADKLVSYQLS encoded by the coding sequence ATGGGATTAAAAGCAGCGTTAAGTAAACCATTTGCGGCTTGGGCAGTGCGGGGCATAAATAAATGGAAGTTTAATGCAGTAGCGGCTCAAGAGAAAGTATTAGCAAACCTAATCAATACCGCAAAACACACCGTTTTTGGTAATGATCATCAGTTTCAGGATATCCAAAACTATCAGGATTTTAAAAAGCATGTTCCTGTTAGGGATTATGAAGATTTGAAACCTTATGTAGAACGTGTGGTTAAAGGAGAGGCTGATGTTTTATGGAAAGGCAAACCTCTTTATTTCGCTAAAACATCTGGAACTACTTCGGGTGTTAAATACATTCCGCTTTCTAAAGAATCTATGCCAGAGCATATTAAAGCAGCCAGAAATGCTTTATTATGTTATATCCATGAAACTGGTGATGCTAGTTTTGTAGATGGTAAAATGATATTCTTACAAGGTAGCCCAGAGATGGTTAAAAAAGCCGGAATTTCTTTCGGAAGGCTTTCTGGCATTGTAGCACATCATGTTCCGCAGTATTTGCAAAAAAATAGGTTGCCAAGTTATCAGGTAAATTGTATTGCAGATTGGGAAGAAAAAGTAGATGCTATAGTAGAAGAAACTTTCCATGAAGATATGCGATTGATATCGGGTATACCACCTTGGTGCCAAATGTATTTCGATCGTTTATCGGCGAAAGCCAATGGTAAAAAGATAAAAGATATCTTTAAAAACTTCAATTTATTTGTTTACGGAGGGGTTAATTTTGAGCCTTATCGAGCAAGAATTGAAGAAAGTATTGGAAAGAAAATTTCTACCATAGAAACTTACCCAGCTTCAGAAGGTTTTATTGCTTTTCAGGACTCTCAGCAAGATAAAGGTTTATTGCTTTTAGCTGATGCTGGTGTATTTTACGAATTTATCCCTACGGATGAATATTTTAATGAAAACCCTTCTCGCTTGAGTTTAGCCGAGGTCGAGCTCAATAAAAATTATGCCCTCATCATGAGTACCAATGCTGGTTTGTGGGGATATGCCATTGGCGATACGGTGAAGTTTATTTCTAAAAATCCATATAAAATACTGGTAACAGGAAGAATAAAGCATTATATTTCTGCTTTTGGCGAGCATGTGATAGGTGAGGAGGTAGAACACGCTTTGCTTCATGTAGCTAAAGAAGAAGATTTAGAAATTACCGAGTTTACGGTTGCACCTCAGGTTAATCCGCCGGTGGGCGAATTGCCATTTCACGAGTGGTTTGTAGAATTTGCAAAACAACCGGCAGATTTAGCTGTTTTTAGTGCCAAAGTAGACGAACAATTACAGCTTAAAAATATTTATTATAAAGATTTGATTCAAGGTAAGGTCTTGCAACCTTTAATCATCAGGCCGCTGCAAGCAAATGCTTTTGTTAATTTTATGCGGGCAGAAGGTAAACTGGGCGGACAAAATAAAGTCCCTCGTTTAGCAAACGACAGAGCCTTAGCAGATAAACTTGTTTCTTATCAATTATCATAA
- a CDS encoding glycosyltransferase produces the protein MFFSIIIPLYNRPQEIKELLESLTQQTYTSFEVLVVEDGSKHDAKAIIEGFKNQLDIYYFYKENAGQGFARNYGFERAKGDYFIFFDSDCIIPHNYLELLKDHFYQEYLDAYGGPDEAHSSFTSVQKAISYGMTSFLTTGGIRSKQKNAGGKFHPRSFNMGISREVWEKTEGFKLTRMGEDMDLSIRIHQMGFKIALVPEAKVYHKRRTSFKQFWKQIHSFGRTRVDLFLRYPDTLKAVHLLPIAFTAFLVLVFILNLFSSTLAVLANLLLLVYIMLIFFDSLFRNKSLNVAFLSIIASFIQLTAYGFGFVQDYCKRVILKQDINNQY, from the coding sequence ATGTTTTTTTCCATCATTATTCCTTTATACAACAGGCCGCAAGAGATAAAAGAACTGCTAGAAAGTTTAACGCAGCAAACTTATACTTCTTTTGAGGTTTTGGTGGTAGAAGACGGTTCTAAGCATGATGCTAAGGCTATTATAGAGGGCTTTAAGAATCAGTTAGATATATATTATTTTTATAAAGAAAATGCTGGACAAGGCTTTGCTCGTAATTATGGTTTTGAGCGAGCTAAAGGAGATTATTTTATCTTTTTTGATTCAGATTGTATCATCCCCCATAACTATTTAGAACTTTTAAAAGACCATTTTTATCAGGAATATTTAGACGCTTACGGTGGTCCGGATGAAGCACATTCTTCTTTTACATCTGTACAAAAAGCCATCAGTTATGGTATGACTTCCTTTTTAACTACCGGAGGCATTAGAAGCAAGCAAAAAAATGCAGGAGGTAAGTTTCACCCTAGAAGCTTTAATATGGGTATTTCTAGAGAAGTTTGGGAAAAAACTGAAGGTTTTAAGTTAACCCGTATGGGAGAAGATATGGATTTATCTATCCGCATACATCAAATGGGCTTTAAAATAGCTTTAGTGCCAGAGGCAAAAGTTTACCATAAAAGAAGAACTAGTTTTAAACAATTTTGGAAACAAATTCACTCTTTTGGACGCACCCGGGTAGATTTATTTCTCCGTTATCCGGATACCCTAAAAGCAGTTCATTTACTACCTATAGCCTTTACAGCTTTTTTGGTTTTAGTATTCATACTAAATCTTTTTTCTTCAACCTTAGCTGTTTTGGCAAATTTATTATTGCTTGTTTATATAATGTTGATATTTTTTGATTCATTGTTTAGAAATAAGTCATTAAATGTTGCATTTTTGAGCATTATTGCGTCTTTCATACAGCTAACAGCTTATGGCTTTGGTTTTGTGCAAGATTATTGCAAACGTGTAATATTAAAGCAAGACATTAACAATCAATATTAG
- a CDS encoding glycosyltransferase family 2 protein gives MDISVVIPLYNEVESLPELTQWIRQVMQKNAYSYEIILIDDGSNDGSWEKIEELQQEHEQIKAIKFRRNYGKSAALNVGFNAVNGDVVITMDADLQDSPDEIPVLYRRIKEEKLDLISGWKKKRYDPLSKTIPTKLFNAATRSMSGIYNLHDFNCGLKAYRKEVVKNIEVYGEMHRYIPVIAKWAGFNKIEEQVVEHRARKYGTTKFGFSRFINGFLDLLSIFFVGKFGKRPMHFFGTMGVLSFFFGSIMALWIIGEKLYHIAMHTPYQREVTEQPMFYIALVAVVVGAQLFLTGFVAELVSRSSVNRNQYQIEKEI, from the coding sequence ATGGATATTTCAGTTGTAATACCCTTATATAATGAAGTAGAATCATTACCAGAACTTACCCAATGGATAAGACAAGTAATGCAAAAAAACGCTTACAGTTATGAAATTATCTTAATTGATGATGGTAGTAACGATGGTTCTTGGGAGAAGATAGAGGAGTTACAACAAGAGCATGAGCAAATAAAAGCCATTAAATTTAGAAGAAATTACGGTAAATCTGCTGCTTTAAATGTAGGTTTTAATGCCGTAAACGGAGATGTAGTCATCACTATGGATGCTGATTTGCAAGACTCTCCGGATGAAATTCCAGTGCTTTACCGTCGTATAAAAGAAGAGAAGCTAGATTTAATTTCTGGCTGGAAGAAAAAACGTTACGATCCGCTAAGTAAAACCATCCCAACTAAATTATTTAACGCTGCAACCAGAAGCATGTCTGGTATTTATAACCTTCATGATTTTAATTGCGGATTAAAAGCTTACCGCAAAGAGGTGGTGAAAAATATTGAGGTGTATGGCGAAATGCACCGTTACATACCGGTAATTGCTAAATGGGCTGGTTTTAACAAAATAGAAGAACAAGTTGTAGAGCACAGGGCCAGAAAATACGGTACAACTAAATTTGGTTTTAGCAGATTTATCAATGGTTTTCTAGATTTACTTTCTATCTTTTTTGTAGGTAAATTTGGTAAAAGACCGATGCATTTTTTTGGTACTATGGGGGTTTTAAGCTTCTTTTTCGGTAGTATTATGGCTTTATGGATTATAGGAGAAAAACTTTACCATATTGCTATGCACACTCCTTATCAAAGAGAAGTAACAGAGCAACCCATGTTTTACATCGCATTGGTTGCGGTGGTGGTGGGGGCACAGTTGTTTTTAACAGGTTTTGTTGCCGAGCTGGTTTCAAGAAGTTCTGTTAACAGAAATCAATATCAAATAGAAAAAGAAATATAG
- a CDS encoding DUF4199 domain-containing protein, which yields MKELEVRPTKTASYWALLAFVMIVILTYVFYFAEVDQKSALNYITYIPFIACLALAIKNHKEKELDGYISFGRAFNTGFRFSSLLSLMMGLFMLVYLKWLNPDVLELGLVEAENQMLDQGQSSKQIDAAMSIARSWGPYLAAVTTAIMYTLTGAALSLVFAAIFKKEAPMFEESESEA from the coding sequence ATGAAAGAATTAGAAGTTAGACCAACAAAAACAGCAAGTTACTGGGCTCTATTAGCTTTTGTGATGATTGTTATTTTAACCTATGTGTTTTACTTTGCAGAGGTTGATCAAAAATCCGCGTTAAACTATATAACTTACATTCCTTTTATAGCTTGCTTGGCTTTGGCTATTAAAAATCATAAAGAAAAGGAACTAGATGGCTATATCTCTTTTGGTAGAGCATTTAACACAGGTTTTAGATTTAGCTCATTACTTTCTTTAATGATGGGTTTATTTATGCTGGTTTATTTAAAATGGTTAAACCCTGATGTATTAGAATTGGGTTTGGTTGAAGCAGAAAACCAGATGTTAGACCAAGGACAATCATCTAAACAAATAGATGCCGCCATGAGTATAGCTAGAAGTTGGGGGCCTTATTTAGCTGCTGTAACCACAGCTATTATGTACACTTTAACAGGCGCAGCTTTAAGTTTGGTATTTGCAGCTATCTTTAAAAAGGAAGCACCTATGTTTGAAGAAAGCGAAAGCGAAGCATAG
- a CDS encoding dihydroorotase — protein MNILIKSCTLVSPASPHHLKVVDVLLENGIISKIAADIEPSETKTIDAKGKYLSVGFFDLNTNLGELGLENKEDFISGSAAAAAGGFTGVGVMPNTQPPVDAKAQVEYLKNRAKGLLVDIFPYGTISQKKEGKDLAEMYDMTQSGAVAFTDGTAPVQDAGLMERALLYAKGFDALVISYPEDSSIAGKAKMNEGEMSTYLGMKGIPNIAEELMIVRDLYLAEYTQSKIHFTSISTAHSVALIKAAKAKGLQVTCDVTAHHLVLTEQALHDFDTHYKVKPPLRTNTDVEALLTGVKDGTIDAVVSQHTPHEIEFKEVEFETAAYGITGLQTALPLLFKAGLNAQEIVEKLAIGPRNILGLQQPEIKEGVLANLTLFDESEWHYTTENNYSKSKNSPFIGEKLKGKVWLTINNHQLYEAK, from the coding sequence ATGAATATCCTTATAAAATCCTGTACGCTTGTAAGTCCTGCCTCCCCGCATCATTTAAAAGTAGTTGATGTGCTTTTAGAAAATGGTATCATCAGTAAAATAGCTGCTGATATTGAGCCATCAGAAACAAAAACTATTGATGCAAAAGGCAAATACTTATCGGTAGGTTTTTTTGATTTGAATACCAATTTAGGCGAGTTAGGCTTAGAAAATAAAGAAGATTTTATAAGCGGTAGTGCAGCAGCAGCTGCCGGTGGTTTTACTGGAGTTGGCGTTATGCCCAATACACAACCACCTGTTGATGCTAAAGCGCAGGTAGAATATTTAAAAAACAGAGCTAAAGGATTATTAGTTGATATTTTTCCTTACGGTACCATTTCGCAAAAGAAAGAAGGTAAAGACCTTGCAGAAATGTACGATATGACCCAGTCTGGTGCTGTAGCTTTTACAGATGGTACAGCACCTGTACAAGACGCTGGTTTAATGGAAAGAGCTTTATTATATGCAAAAGGTTTTGATGCTTTGGTGATTTCTTATCCTGAAGATAGCTCTATAGCCGGAAAAGCTAAAATGAACGAAGGCGAAATGAGTACTTATTTAGGGATGAAAGGTATTCCTAATATCGCTGAAGAATTAATGATCGTAAGGGATTTATATTTAGCAGAATATACCCAATCTAAAATACATTTCACCAGTATTTCTACAGCACATAGCGTAGCACTTATTAAGGCTGCTAAAGCCAAAGGTTTACAGGTTACTTGCGATGTTACGGCTCATCATTTAGTTTTAACAGAGCAAGCTTTACATGATTTTGATACCCATTATAAAGTTAAACCTCCTTTAAGAACAAATACTGATGTTGAGGCTTTACTAACAGGTGTAAAAGACGGCACTATTGATGCTGTTGTTTCTCAGCATACGCCACACGAGATAGAGTTTAAAGAAGTAGAGTTTGAAACAGCTGCTTATGGCATTACAGGTTTGCAAACAGCTTTGCCATTGTTGTTTAAAGCGGGTTTAAATGCGCAAGAAATTGTAGAAAAATTAGCCATTGGTCCAAGAAATATTTTAGGTTTACAGCAGCCAGAAATTAAAGAAGGGGTACTGGCCAATTTAACTTTGTTTGATGAAAGTGAGTGGCACTACACCACAGAAAATAATTATTCAAAATCTAAAAACTCGCCTTTTATTGGAGAAAAATTAAAAGGAAAAGTTTGGTTAACCATTAATAATCATCAGCTTTACGAAGCTAAATAA